A stretch of the Bombyx mori chromosome 12, ASM3026992v2 genome encodes the following:
- the LOC101740581 gene encoding ELAV-like protein 1 isoform X1 has product MMANPLDSLNQPTQNGSKLQPCKNESKTNLIINYLPQTMTQEEIRSLFSSVGEVESCKLIRDKVTVFPDHILNGQSLGYAFVNYHRAEDAEKAVNTLNGLRLQNKIIKVSYARPSSDAIKGANLYVSGLPKHMTQQELEKLFGPYGTIISSRILHENMNVGQLMQVAPEDHSIQGPSRGVAFIRYDQRCEAEAAIRELNGTIPPGGTTPMTVKCANNPSNQNKVLAPLTAYLAPTSTRRIITPAGKALLAINKGLQRFSPLSDPLIQGNALGGSGWCIFVYNIGADTEESVLWQLFGPFGAVQSVKIIRDPSTNKCKGYGFVTMTNYDEAVVAIQSLNGYSLNGQVLQVSFKTNKSKS; this is encoded by the coding sequence ATGATGGCAAATCCGCTCGACTCTCTAAACCAGCCCACGCAAAATGGAAGTAAGTTGCAGCCGTGCAAGAATGAGTCTAAGACGAATTTGATAATCAATTATCTGCCGCAAACGATGACCCAGGAGGAAATTCGATCATTATTTTCGAGTGTCGGCGAAGTAGAAAGCTGCAAGTTAATAAGGGACAAGGTGACCGTGTTTCCGGATCATATTCTCAACGGTCAGAGTCTTGGATACGCTTTCGTCAACTATCACCGAGCTGAGGATGCGGAAAAGGCGGTGAATACACTCAATGGTCTCAGACTGCAGAACAAGATCATCAAAGTTTCATACGCACGTCCAAGCTCTGATGCGATTAAAGGTGCCAACCTCTACGTCTCCGGACTCCCGAAACACATGACTCAGCAAGAATTGGAGAAACTCTTCGGCCCCTACGGTACCATTATCAGCTCGCGCATTCTCCATGAGAACATGAATGTCGGTCAGCTGATGCAGGTAGCTCCAGAAGATCACTCTATCCAAGGTCCATCAAGAGGAGTCGCCTTCATCCGGTACGATCAAAGGTGTGAAGCAGAAGCAGCTATACGTGAGTTGAATGGCACTATTCCACCTGGTGGAACAACCCCAATGACTGTCAAGTGTGCAAACAACCCAAGCAATCAGAATAAGGTTTTGGCACCCCTTACTGCATACCTGGCTCCAACTTCAACACGGCGCATCATAACCCCTGCAGGTAAAGCACTGCTAGCTATCAACAAAGGTCTCCAAAGATTTTCTCCTCTTTCCGATCCGCTCATTCAAGGTAATGCTTTAGGTGGATCAGGCTGGTGTATCTTCGTGTACAACATCGGGGCTGACACTGAGGAGAGTGTTCTGTGGCAACTTTTTGGGCCATTTGGTGCCGTCCAGAGTGTGAAAATAATTAGAGATCCCTCTACAAACAAGTGCAAAGGTTATGGTTTTGTTACTATGACCAATTATGATGAGGCTGTTGTTGCCATTCAATCCCTGAATGGCTATTCACTGAACGGTCAGGTCCTTCAGGTCAGCTTCAAGAccaacaagagtaaatcttaa
- the LOC101740581 gene encoding ELAV-like protein 2 isoform X2 yields the protein MMANPLDSLNQPTQNGSKLQPCKNESKTNLIINYLPQTMTQEEIRSLFSSVGEVESCKLIRDKVTVFPDHILNGQSLGYAFVNYHRAEDAEKAVNTLNGLRLQNKIIKVSYARPSSDAIKGANLYVSGLPKHMTQQELEKLFGPYGTIISSRILHENMNVGQLMQVAPEDHSIQGPSRGVAFIRYDQRCEAEAAIRELNGTIPPGGTTPMTVKCANNPSNQNKVLAPLTAYLAPTSTRRIITPAGGSGWCIFVYNIGADTEESVLWQLFGPFGAVQSVKIIRDPSTNKCKGYGFVTMTNYDEAVVAIQSLNGYSLNGQVLQVSFKTNKSKS from the exons ATGATGGCAAATCCGCTCGACTCTCTAAACCAGCCCACGCAAAATGGAAGTAAGTTGCAGCCGTGCAAGAATGAGTCTAAGACGAATTTGATAATCAATTATCTGCCGCAAACGATGACCCAGGAGGAAATTCGATCATTATTTTCGAGTGTCGGCGAAGTAGAAAGCTGCAAGTTAATAAGGGACAAGGTGACCGTGTTTCCGGATCATATTCTCAACGGTCAGAGTCTTGGATACGCTTTCGTCAACTATCACCGAGCTGAGGATGCGGAAAAGGCGGTGAATACACTCAATGGTCTCAGACTGCAGAACAAGATCATCAAAGTTTCATACGCACGTCCAAGCTCTGATGCGATTAAAGGTGCCAACCTCTACGTCTCCGGACTCCCGAAACACATGACTCAGCAAGAATTGGAGAAACTCTTCGGCCCCTACGGTACCATTATCAGCTCGCGCATTCTCCATGAGAACATGAATGTCGGTCAGCTGATGCAGGTAGCTCCAGAAGATCACTCTATCCAAGGTCCATCAAGAGGAGTCGCCTTCATCCGGTACGATCAAAGGTGTGAAGCAGAAGCAGCTATACGTGAGTTGAATGGCACTATTCCACCTGGTGGAACAACCCCAATGACTGTCAAGTGTGCAAACAACCCAAGCAATCAGAATAAGGTTTTGGCACCCCTTACTGCATACCTGGCTCCAACTTCAACACGGCGCATCATAACCCCTGCAG GTGGATCAGGCTGGTGTATCTTCGTGTACAACATCGGGGCTGACACTGAGGAGAGTGTTCTGTGGCAACTTTTTGGGCCATTTGGTGCCGTCCAGAGTGTGAAAATAATTAGAGATCCCTCTACAAACAAGTGCAAAGGTTATGGTTTTGTTACTATGACCAATTATGATGAGGCTGTTGTTGCCATTCAATCCCTGAATGGCTATTCACTGAACGGTCAGGTCCTTCAGGTCAGCTTCAAGAccaacaagagtaaatcttaa